One Euphorbia lathyris chromosome 1, ddEupLath1.1, whole genome shotgun sequence DNA segment encodes these proteins:
- the LOC136207430 gene encoding S-adenosylmethionine decarboxylase proenzyme-like: MAVPVSAIGFEGYEKRLEVCFSEPGFFADPGGIGLRALSKSQIDEILKPAECTIVSSLSNEHVDSYVLSESSLFVYAYKIIIKTCGTTKLLLSIPAILKLADTLALKVHSVRYSRGSFIFPGAQSFPHRSFSEEVAILDGHFGKLGLGSVAYVMGSADKTQKWHVYSASVNTEQSFLPVYTLEMCMTGLDKDRASVFYKTNSNSAAAMTKESGIRKILPRSEICDFEFDPCGYSMNSIEGEAISTIHVTPEDGFSYASFESMGYNFEEMNLGQLLERVLACFDPTEFSVALHLNVVNDELGKKLPIGVKGFSCEGSNYEELENGGSIIYRSFERNNGCASPRSTLNKCCWSEDEKDEES; this comes from the coding sequence ATGGCTGTTCCTGTCTCTGCTATTGGATTTGAAGGCTATGAAAAGAGGCTCGAAGTTTGCTTTTCTGAGCCTGGCTTCTTTGCTGATCCTGGAGGGATAGGCCTCCGTGCTCTGTCCAAATCTCAAATAGATGAGATTCTCAAACCAGCTGAATGCACCATTGTCAGCTCACTTTCGAATGAACATGTTGATTCATATGTTCTTTCAGAATCTAGCCTCTTTGTGTACGCTTAcaaaattatcatcaaaacttgCGGGACTACTAAATTGCTTCTTTCAATCCCTGCCATTCTAAAATTAGCTGATACTCTTGCACTCAAGGTGCATTCTGTGAGGTATAGTCGTGGGAGCTTCATATTTCCCGGGGCTCAGTCTTTCCCACATCGTAGCTTCTCCGAGGAAGTAGCTATCCTTGACGGTCATTTTGGCAAGCTTGGTCTAGGAAGCGTTGCATATGTGATGGGTAGCGCTGATAAAACACAGAAATGGCATGTGTACTCTGCTTCTGTTAACACGGAGCAATCTTTTCTCCCTGTTTACACACTTGAAATGTGCATGACTGGTCTAGACAAGGACAGGGCGTctgttttctacaaaactaattCCAATTCAGCTGCTGCTATGACCAAAGAATCTGGTATAAGGAAGATTCTTCCGCGTTCAGAGATATGCGATTTTGAGTTTGATCCATGTGGTTATTCCATGAATTCCATTGAAGGCGAGGCCATCTCTACAATTCATGTTACTCCGGAAGATGGTTTCAGTTATGCAAGCTTCGAGTCTATGGGTTACAATTTTGAAGAAATGAATTTGGGACAGCTGCTTGAGAGGGTTTTGGCGTGCTTTGATCCCACTGAATTCTCAGTGGCATTGCATCTTAACGTTGTGAATGATGAACTTGGAAAGAAGTTGCCGATTGGTGTGAAGGGATTTAGCTGCGAAGGGAGCAACTATGAAGAGCTTGAGAATGGTGGATCCATAATCTACCGCAGTTTCGAGAGAAACAATGGGTGTGCATCTCCAAGGTCAACACTTAATAAATGTTGCTGGAGTGAAGATGAGAAGGACGAGGAAAGTTGA